The Hemiscyllium ocellatum isolate sHemOce1 chromosome 19, sHemOce1.pat.X.cur, whole genome shotgun sequence genome has a segment encoding these proteins:
- the fezf1 gene encoding fez family zinc finger protein 1: MLSTSKPLAFSIERIMARTPEPKRLPSPPALPGSLCKGEPKHVFHLNSSVPCMIPLVPLAYDPRSKVGPGGSEPRKSQPESPYACGRAAGGRLSPPLEQYRVIRPRVVHQSSFQAMGALCYLNCGESPCPSPATIFNMHPMASYLLGSPLGLPQKAVLGDRNKLVLQPPPPPPPPVGAERFPAAAFKELSPAQLQHYVKESAQFLSEKLHLKHSSKLSNSSQNSKPKVFTCEVCGKVFNAHYNLTRHMPVHTGARPFVCKVCGKGFRQASTLCRHKIIHTQEKPHKCNQCGKAFNRSSTLNTHTRIHAGYKPFVCEFCGKGFHQKGNYKNHKLTHSGEKQFKCSICNKAFHQIYNLTFHMHTHNDKKPFTCSACGKGFCRNFDLKKHVRKLHDNCPGPRPSAADMSGEEQTRK, encoded by the exons ATGCTCAGCACTTCCAAACCCTTGGCTTTCTCGATCGAGCGAATTATGGCCCGGACTCCGGAACCCAAGCGGCTTCCTTCGCCACCCGCGCTGCCAGGCTCGCTGTGCAAGGGCGAGCCCAAGCATGTGTTCCACCTGAACTCCTCGGTGCCCTGCATGATCCCCCTGGTGCCCTTGGCCTACGACCCTCGCTCCAAAGTTGGCCCCGGCGGCTCGGAGCCCCGCAAGAGCCAGCCGGAGAGTCCCTACGCGTGCGGCCGAGCGGCCGGCGGCAGGCTCTCGCCTCCGCTGGAGCAGTACAGGGTCATCCGGCCGCGGGTGGTGCACCAGTCCTCCTTCCAAGCCATGGGGGCCCTGTGCTACCTCAACTGCGGCGAGAGCCCGTGCCCCTCGCCGGCCACCATCTTCAACATGCACCCGATGGCCTCTTACCTGCTGGGCTCCCCGCTGGGGCTGCCCCAGAAAGCGGTGCTCGGTGACCGGAACAAGCTGGTGCTGCAGCCGCCGCCCCCACCCCCGCCGCCGGTCGGAGCGGAGCGGTTCCCCGCCGCGGCGTTCAAGGAGCTCTCGCCcgctcagctgcagcattatgTCAAGGAGAGCGCCCAGTTCCTGTCGGAGAAACTCCACCTGAAGCATTCCTCCAAACTCAGCAACTCCTCGCAGAACAGCAAGCCCAAAGTGTTCACCTGTGAAGTCTGCGGCAAG GTCTTTAATGCACATTATAATTTAACCCGTCACATGCCGGTGCACACTGGGGCTCGCCCATTCGTTTGCAAAGTGTGCGGCAAGGGATTCCGTCAGGCCAGCACGCTGTGCCGACACAAGATCATTCACACCCAG GAGAAACCGCACAAATGCAACCAATGTGGAAAAGCGTTTAACAGGAGTTCCACACTCAACACTCACACCCGAATCCACGCGGGCTACAAACCCTTTGTCTGCGAGTTCTGTGGGAAAGGTTTTCACCAAAAAG GGAACTACAAGAACCACAAACTGACGCACAGCGGGGAGAAGCAGTTTAAATGCAGCATCTGCAACAAAGCTTTCCACCAAATCTACAACCTCACCttccacatgcacactcacaacGACAAGAAACCCTTCACCTGCTCTGCCTGCGGCAAAGGCTTCTGCCGGAACTTTGACCTTAAAAAGCACGTCCGGAAATTACATGATAACTGCCCGGGACCCCGTCCCTCCGCGGCGGACATGTCGGGAGAGGAGCAGACTCGGAAATAA